A stretch of Hydractinia symbiolongicarpus strain clone_291-10 chromosome 9, HSymV2.1, whole genome shotgun sequence DNA encodes these proteins:
- the LOC130656239 gene encoding inositol hexakisphosphate and diphosphoinositol-pentakisphosphate kinase 2-like isoform X1: protein MMESEQKDDMKQANQPNLNGATMQVGDEGHANSTNSEASSTSSSPRSHFHKYRNMDTKTPSPDFEECDKSNETEDPVHIIVGICAMNKKTYSRPMKEILKRLKRFILLDFQIFPDEIVLNEPVENWPVVDCLISFYSTGFPLEKAIAYAKLRKPLVINDLEMQYLLQDRREVYRLLEEEGLEIPRYAIFNRDPHGNPLSSDEDIEEFDDTIIVNGKTFTKPFVEKPVNAEDHNIYIYYPSSAGGGCQILFRKIGSRSSVYSSESRIRRTGSYIYEDFMPTDGTDVKVYTVGEEYAHAEARKSPVLDGKVERDSGGKELRYPVILSAHEKLLAKRVCSCFKQTVCGFDLLRANGKSLVCDVNGFSFVKTSQKYYDDCSQILADIILQNIAPQLWIPQELVSVDHKKSVEAPVQTPASTVMELRCVIAIIRHGDRTPKQKMKMVVTHPLFVKLFNKYGGPDEGRLKIKKPKQLQEILDITRTLLEAYEEDPKQPIHENKLKLAQMKSVLEMYGYFSGINRKVQLKAMADKRNYDMLTKFKGRNKKSQTSVGNTQALLLILKWGGELTPMGKKQAEDLGRAFRCVYPGGQGEYGRVPGFGFLRLHSTYRHDLKIYASDEGRVQMTAAAFAKGLLALEGELTPVLVSLVNSDKHVTGMLDTPVDVSGTMQRVKCRLHDHLHSTSDFTPQDEEDLTLSPNSILKAMREVKNPHQVCQKIYALVQELVKQINKKCDDSNSCPNKNDLYHDESLNLMKHRWEKLEKDFWSGDEFDISLIPDIYDCVKYDYLHNRSLGLRHLPELYQHSKSLADIVIPLEYGITAEEKTTISRQICNRFYRKIQADLQYNVNRLEDTVHRLDPSSWADYEEALQHGESRDIATPHRHVRTRLYITSESHVHSVVAALRYGNLFKDMTDSQWEYALEHLNHVSEFNYLTQIVLMQYEDPSADPLSEDRFHIELFFSPGVKTPDNEKVAHQLASESLENSESLTKEESLAEIETLDLLEREKSESSSEGILISSKDKKEDASRTSLDVSPKFSSTTPIRMSLQPMVERVNSTHHGGSSKNDIIASSAINPVEDSVTIQGADVIETLPSLHPLIRLHNNIGQNRMDTFFGALTDDLVAKDSTVDVKEGRINDTNSIPDIPLMR from the exons ATGATGGAATCAGAGCAAAAGGATGACATGAAACAGGCCAATCAACCTAACTTAAATGGTGCAACTATGCAAGTAGGAGATGAGGGTCATGCAAATAGCACAAACAGTGAAGCTTCATCCACCTCCTCTTCACCACGCTCACATTTCCACAAG TATCGAAACATGGATACAAAAACACCAAGCCCAGATTTTGAGGAGTGTGATAAAAGTAACGAGACTGAAGATCCTGTACATATCATAGTAGGAATATGTGCCATGAATAAGAAG aCTTATTCCAGACCaatgaaagaaattttgaaAAGACTAAAACGATTCATTCTATTGGATTTTCAAATATTCCCAGATGAGATTGTCCTTAATGAACCTGTTGAAAACTGGCCTGTTGTGGATTGCTTAATTTCATTTTACTCAACAGGATTTCCATTGGAGAAAGCGATTGCTTATGCAAAACTTAGAAAGCCGTTAGTTATTAATGACCTTGAAATGCAATATCTCTTGCAAGATCG GAGGGAAGTGTATAGATTACTTGAAGAGGAAGGATTGGAGATACCAAGATATGCCATATTTAATCGTGATCCTCATGGAAATCCATTGTCCTCAGATGAAGATATTGAGGAGTTTGATGACACTATTATTGTAAATGGAAAGACATTCACAAAGCCTTTCGTAGAAAAACCAGTCAATGCAGAGGATCAtaacatttatatttattatccTTCATCAGCTGGCGGTGGATGTCAAATCCTATTTCGTAAGATTGGAAGTCGTAGTAGCGTTTATTCATCCGAGAGTCGTATTAGACGCACTGGTTCTTATATTTATGAGGATTTTATGCCAACCGATGGGACAGATGTTAAG gTGTACACAGTGGGAGAGGAGTATGCTCATGCAGAAGCAAGAAAATCCCCTGTGTTAGATGGAAAGGTTGAACGAGACAGTGGGGGAAAAGAACTTAGATACCCAGTGATCCTAAGTGCTCATGAGAAACTACTTGCCAAGCGAGTATGCAGTTGCTTTAAG CAAACTGTGTGTGGATTTGACCTATTGAGAGCAAATGGAAAATCTCTTGTTTGCGATGTGAATGGATTCAGCTTTGTAAAAACATCACAAAAATATTATGACGACTGTTCACAAATACTGGCAGACATTATTCTTCAAAACATTGCTCCTCAACTTTGGATACCACAGGAATTGGTTAGTGTTGATCACAAAAAGTCTGTTGAAGCACCTGTGCAAACACCAGCTAGTACGGTGATGGAGTTGCGATGTGTAATTGCTATAATTCGCCATGGCGATAGAACACCAAAACAGAAGATGAAAATGGTTGTTACCCACCCATT GTTTGTAAAACTATTTAACAAGTATGGTGGCCCAGATGAAGGTCGTTTAAAGATAAAGAAGCCAAAACAGCTGCAAGAAATACTGGATATTACCCGAACATTGCTTGAAGCCTATGAAGAAGACCCGAAGCAGCCAATTCATGAGAACAAGTTAAAACTTGCACAAATGAAGAGTGTTTTGGAAAT GTATGGATATTTCTCTGGCATCAATCGTAAGGTTCAGTTAAAAGCAATGGCTGACAAACGAAACTATGACATGCTGACAAAATTTAAAGGTCGTAATAAAAAGTCACAAACTTCTGTAGGAAACACTCAAGCTTTACTGTTGATTTTAAAATGGGGAGGTGAATTAACACCAATGGGAAAAAAGCAAGCTGAAGATCTGGGGAGAGCATTTCGATGTGTTTACCCTGGTGGAcaag GTGAATATGGTAGAGTACCTGGTTTTGGATTTCTTCGTCTTCATAGTACGTACCGACATGACTTAAAGATCTATGCATCAGATGAAGGACGTGTACAAATGACAGCAGCTGCATTTGCAAAG GGTTTACTGGCATTAGAAGGCGAGCTGACACCTGTTCTTGTTAGTTTGGTCAATAGTGATAAACACGTGACTGGAATGTTGGACACACCTGTTGATGTAAGTGGTACAATGCAAAG agtcaagTGTCGTCTACATGACCATCTACATTCAACAAGTGATTTCACTCCTCAAGATGAAGAAGAT TTAACACTATCTCCCAACTCaatattaaaagcgatgcgtgAAGTGAAAAACCCTCATCAAGTATGTCAAAAAATATACGCCCTGGTGCAAGAGCTAGTgaaacaaatcaacaaaaaatgtgACGATTCTAACAGCTGCCCAAATAAGAATGACTTGTATCACGACGAAAGTTTGAATCTGATGAAGCATCGTTGGGAAAAGTTAGAGAAAGATTTCTGGAGTGGAGATGAGTTTGATATAAGTTTGATTCCAGATATTTATGACTGTGTCAAATATGATTATTTGCATAACAG atcATTAGGTCTACGTCATCTACCCGAACTTTATCAGCATTCAAAATCATTAGCTGATATTGTCATACCTTTG gaGTACGGAATAACTGCGGAAGAAAAGACAACGATATCGAGACAAATTTGCAATCGGTTCTATCGCAAAATACAAGCTGACCTCCAGTATAATGTCAATCGATTGGAAGACACTGTTCACCGGTTAGATCCAAG TTCTTGGGCGGATTATGAAGAGGCGTTGCAACATGG TGAATCTCGTGATATCGCTACACCACATCGCCACGTTCGCACACGCCTGTACATCACAAGTGAAAGTCATGTCCATTCAGTGGTAGCAGCGTTGAGATACGGAAATCTTTTTAAG GACATGACAGACTCACAGTGGGAATATGCGTTGGAACACTTGAATCATGTTTCAGAATTCAACTACCTCACCCAGATCGTATTAATGCAGTATGAAGATCCCTCTGCTGATCCTTTGTCAGAAGATAGGTTTCACATAGAACTGTTTTTCAG CCCCGGTGTAAAAACTCCAGACAATGAGAAGGTGGCACACCAACTGGCTTCGGAATCGCTTGAAAATTCAGAATCACTTACGAAGGAAGAATCGCTGGCGGAAATTGAAACGTTAGATTTGTTAGAAAGAGAAAAATCTGAATCATCAA GTGAGGGGATATTGATTAgtagtaaagataaaaaagaagatGCAAGTAGAACGTCACTGGATGTTTCACCAA AATTTTCCTCGACTACTCCTATTCGAATGTCATTACAACCCATGGTGGAGCGCGTTAATTCTACACACCACGGAGGATCCTCTAAAAATGACATCATTGCGTCAAGCGCGATCAATCCTGTTGAGGACTCTGTGACTATTCAAG GGGCTGATGTCATCGAGACACTTCCATCTTTACACCCTTTAATTCGATTACACAATAATATTGGTCAAAACAGGATGGACACGTTTTTTGGTGCTTTGACGGATGATTTAGTTGCAAAAGATAGCACAGTGGATGTTAAAGAAGGACGCATAAACGATACTAATTCTATACCCGACATCCCTTTGATGAGGTGA
- the LOC130656239 gene encoding inositol hexakisphosphate and diphosphoinositol-pentakisphosphate kinase 2-like isoform X3 → MDTKTPSPDFEECDKSNETEDPVHIIVGICAMNKKTYSRPMKEILKRLKRFILLDFQIFPDEIVLNEPVENWPVVDCLISFYSTGFPLEKAIAYAKLRKPLVINDLEMQYLLQDRREVYRLLEEEGLEIPRYAIFNRDPHGNPLSSDEDIEEFDDTIIVNGKTFTKPFVEKPVNAEDHNIYIYYPSSAGGGCQILFRKIGSRSSVYSSESRIRRTGSYIYEDFMPTDGTDVKVYTVGEEYAHAEARKSPVLDGKVERDSGGKELRYPVILSAHEKLLAKRVCSCFKQTVCGFDLLRANGKSLVCDVNGFSFVKTSQKYYDDCSQILADIILQNIAPQLWIPQELVSVDHKKSVEAPVQTPASTVMELRCVIAIIRHGDRTPKQKMKMVVTHPLFVKLFNKYGGPDEGRLKIKKPKQLQEILDITRTLLEAYEEDPKQPIHENKLKLAQMKSVLEMYGYFSGINRKVQLKAMADKRNYDMLTKFKGRNKKSQTSVGNTQALLLILKWGGELTPMGKKQAEDLGRAFRCVYPGGQGEYGRVPGFGFLRLHSTYRHDLKIYASDEGRVQMTAAAFAKGLLALEGELTPVLVSLVNSDKHVTGMLDTPVDVSGTMQRVKCRLHDHLHSTSDFTPQDEEDLTLSPNSILKAMREVKNPHQVCQKIYALVQELVKQINKKCDDSNSCPNKNDLYHDESLNLMKHRWEKLEKDFWSGDEFDISLIPDIYDCVKYDYLHNRSLGLRHLPELYQHSKSLADIVIPLEYGITAEEKTTISRQICNRFYRKIQADLQYNVNRLEDTVHRLDPSSWADYEEALQHGESRDIATPHRHVRTRLYITSESHVHSVVAALRYGNLFKDMTDSQWEYALEHLNHVSEFNYLTQIVLMQYEDPSADPLSEDRFHIELFFSPGVKTPDNEKVAHQLASESLENSESLTKEESLAEIETLDLLEREKSESSSEGILISSKDKKEDASRTSLDVSPKFSSTTPIRMSLQPMVERVNSTHHGGSSKNDIIASSAINPVEDSVTIQGADVIETLPSLHPLIRLHNNIGQNRMDTFFGALTDDLVAKDSTVDVKEGRINDTNSIPDIPLMR, encoded by the exons ATGGATACAAAAACACCAAGCCCAGATTTTGAGGAGTGTGATAAAAGTAACGAGACTGAAGATCCTGTACATATCATAGTAGGAATATGTGCCATGAATAAGAAG aCTTATTCCAGACCaatgaaagaaattttgaaAAGACTAAAACGATTCATTCTATTGGATTTTCAAATATTCCCAGATGAGATTGTCCTTAATGAACCTGTTGAAAACTGGCCTGTTGTGGATTGCTTAATTTCATTTTACTCAACAGGATTTCCATTGGAGAAAGCGATTGCTTATGCAAAACTTAGAAAGCCGTTAGTTATTAATGACCTTGAAATGCAATATCTCTTGCAAGATCG GAGGGAAGTGTATAGATTACTTGAAGAGGAAGGATTGGAGATACCAAGATATGCCATATTTAATCGTGATCCTCATGGAAATCCATTGTCCTCAGATGAAGATATTGAGGAGTTTGATGACACTATTATTGTAAATGGAAAGACATTCACAAAGCCTTTCGTAGAAAAACCAGTCAATGCAGAGGATCAtaacatttatatttattatccTTCATCAGCTGGCGGTGGATGTCAAATCCTATTTCGTAAGATTGGAAGTCGTAGTAGCGTTTATTCATCCGAGAGTCGTATTAGACGCACTGGTTCTTATATTTATGAGGATTTTATGCCAACCGATGGGACAGATGTTAAG gTGTACACAGTGGGAGAGGAGTATGCTCATGCAGAAGCAAGAAAATCCCCTGTGTTAGATGGAAAGGTTGAACGAGACAGTGGGGGAAAAGAACTTAGATACCCAGTGATCCTAAGTGCTCATGAGAAACTACTTGCCAAGCGAGTATGCAGTTGCTTTAAG CAAACTGTGTGTGGATTTGACCTATTGAGAGCAAATGGAAAATCTCTTGTTTGCGATGTGAATGGATTCAGCTTTGTAAAAACATCACAAAAATATTATGACGACTGTTCACAAATACTGGCAGACATTATTCTTCAAAACATTGCTCCTCAACTTTGGATACCACAGGAATTGGTTAGTGTTGATCACAAAAAGTCTGTTGAAGCACCTGTGCAAACACCAGCTAGTACGGTGATGGAGTTGCGATGTGTAATTGCTATAATTCGCCATGGCGATAGAACACCAAAACAGAAGATGAAAATGGTTGTTACCCACCCATT GTTTGTAAAACTATTTAACAAGTATGGTGGCCCAGATGAAGGTCGTTTAAAGATAAAGAAGCCAAAACAGCTGCAAGAAATACTGGATATTACCCGAACATTGCTTGAAGCCTATGAAGAAGACCCGAAGCAGCCAATTCATGAGAACAAGTTAAAACTTGCACAAATGAAGAGTGTTTTGGAAAT GTATGGATATTTCTCTGGCATCAATCGTAAGGTTCAGTTAAAAGCAATGGCTGACAAACGAAACTATGACATGCTGACAAAATTTAAAGGTCGTAATAAAAAGTCACAAACTTCTGTAGGAAACACTCAAGCTTTACTGTTGATTTTAAAATGGGGAGGTGAATTAACACCAATGGGAAAAAAGCAAGCTGAAGATCTGGGGAGAGCATTTCGATGTGTTTACCCTGGTGGAcaag GTGAATATGGTAGAGTACCTGGTTTTGGATTTCTTCGTCTTCATAGTACGTACCGACATGACTTAAAGATCTATGCATCAGATGAAGGACGTGTACAAATGACAGCAGCTGCATTTGCAAAG GGTTTACTGGCATTAGAAGGCGAGCTGACACCTGTTCTTGTTAGTTTGGTCAATAGTGATAAACACGTGACTGGAATGTTGGACACACCTGTTGATGTAAGTGGTACAATGCAAAG agtcaagTGTCGTCTACATGACCATCTACATTCAACAAGTGATTTCACTCCTCAAGATGAAGAAGAT TTAACACTATCTCCCAACTCaatattaaaagcgatgcgtgAAGTGAAAAACCCTCATCAAGTATGTCAAAAAATATACGCCCTGGTGCAAGAGCTAGTgaaacaaatcaacaaaaaatgtgACGATTCTAACAGCTGCCCAAATAAGAATGACTTGTATCACGACGAAAGTTTGAATCTGATGAAGCATCGTTGGGAAAAGTTAGAGAAAGATTTCTGGAGTGGAGATGAGTTTGATATAAGTTTGATTCCAGATATTTATGACTGTGTCAAATATGATTATTTGCATAACAG atcATTAGGTCTACGTCATCTACCCGAACTTTATCAGCATTCAAAATCATTAGCTGATATTGTCATACCTTTG gaGTACGGAATAACTGCGGAAGAAAAGACAACGATATCGAGACAAATTTGCAATCGGTTCTATCGCAAAATACAAGCTGACCTCCAGTATAATGTCAATCGATTGGAAGACACTGTTCACCGGTTAGATCCAAG TTCTTGGGCGGATTATGAAGAGGCGTTGCAACATGG TGAATCTCGTGATATCGCTACACCACATCGCCACGTTCGCACACGCCTGTACATCACAAGTGAAAGTCATGTCCATTCAGTGGTAGCAGCGTTGAGATACGGAAATCTTTTTAAG GACATGACAGACTCACAGTGGGAATATGCGTTGGAACACTTGAATCATGTTTCAGAATTCAACTACCTCACCCAGATCGTATTAATGCAGTATGAAGATCCCTCTGCTGATCCTTTGTCAGAAGATAGGTTTCACATAGAACTGTTTTTCAG CCCCGGTGTAAAAACTCCAGACAATGAGAAGGTGGCACACCAACTGGCTTCGGAATCGCTTGAAAATTCAGAATCACTTACGAAGGAAGAATCGCTGGCGGAAATTGAAACGTTAGATTTGTTAGAAAGAGAAAAATCTGAATCATCAA GTGAGGGGATATTGATTAgtagtaaagataaaaaagaagatGCAAGTAGAACGTCACTGGATGTTTCACCAA AATTTTCCTCGACTACTCCTATTCGAATGTCATTACAACCCATGGTGGAGCGCGTTAATTCTACACACCACGGAGGATCCTCTAAAAATGACATCATTGCGTCAAGCGCGATCAATCCTGTTGAGGACTCTGTGACTATTCAAG GGGCTGATGTCATCGAGACACTTCCATCTTTACACCCTTTAATTCGATTACACAATAATATTGGTCAAAACAGGATGGACACGTTTTTTGGTGCTTTGACGGATGATTTAGTTGCAAAAGATAGCACAGTGGATGTTAAAGAAGGACGCATAAACGATACTAATTCTATACCCGACATCCCTTTGATGAGGTGA
- the LOC130657830 gene encoding uncharacterized protein LOC130657830 — translation MTVDCHSTDEIQGIPNTGGLTVSVLFVEHIYKSGDINKLDCYRPISVLPVLSKFQFKYRSNRSTSTAVTLFVDNIRKEVDNGKLTGAVFIDLTKAFDTISHAVLLQRLQSYGVRDNELSWFTVNFGAIVIRNIFQRSA, via the exons ATGACCGTTGACTGCCACTCGACGGATGAAATTCAAGGAATT CCGAATACTGGAGGTTTAACAGTATCTGTGCTATTTGTTGAACACATCTATAAGTCAGGTGATATTAACAAACTAGACTGTTACCGGccgatttctgttttaccagtCCTCTCAAAA TTTCAATTTAAATATCGATCAAATAGGTCTACATCGACCGCGGTGACATTGTTTGTTGACAACATCAGAAAGGAAGTTGATAATGGAAAGTTAACGGGAGCTGTATTTATTGACTTAACTAAAGCGTTCGACACTATAAGTCATGCTGTTTTATTGCAAAGACTTCAAAGTTACGGTGTCAGAGACAATGAACTGTCATGGTTCACTGTCAATTTTGGGGCCATTGTTATTCGTAATATTTTTCAACGATCTGCCTGA
- the LOC130656239 gene encoding inositol hexakisphosphate and diphosphoinositol-pentakisphosphate kinase 2-like isoform X2 codes for MMESEQKDDMKQANQPNLNGATMQVGDEGHANSTNSEASSTSSSPRSHFHKYRNMDTKTPSPDFEECDKSNETEDPVHIIVGICAMNKKTYSRPMKEILKRLKRFILLDFQIFPDEIVLNEPVENWPVVDCLISFYSTGFPLEKAIAYAKLRKPLVINDLEMQYLLQDRREVYRLLEEEGLEIPRYAIFNRDPHGNPLSSDEDIEEFDDTIIVNGKTFTKPFVEKPVNAEDHNIYIYYPSSAGGGCQILFRKIGSRSSVYSSESRIRRTGSYIYEDFMPTDGTDVKVYTVGEEYAHAEARKSPVLDGKVERDSGGKELRYPVILSAHEKLLAKRVCSCFKQTVCGFDLLRANGKSLVCDVNGFSFVKTSQKYYDDCSQILADIILQNIAPQLWIPQELVSVDHKKSVEAPVQTPASTVMELRCVIAIIRHGDRTPKQKMKMVVTHPLFVKLFNKYGGPDEGRLKIKKPKQLQEILDITRTLLEAYEEDPKQPIHENKLKLAQMKSVLEMYGYFSGINRKVQLKAMADKRNYDMLTKFKGRNKKSQTSVGNTQALLLILKWGGELTPMGKKQAEDLGRAFRCVYPGGQGEYGRVPGFGFLRLHSTYRHDLKIYASDEGRVQMTAAAFAKGLLALEGELTPVLVSLVNSDKHVTGMLDTPVDVSGTMQRVKCRLHDHLHSTSDFTPQDEEDLTLSPNSILKAMREVKNPHQVCQKIYALVQELVKQINKKCDDSNSCPNKNDLYHDESLNLMKHRWEKLEKDFWSGDEFDISLIPDIYDCVKYDYLHNRSLGLRHLPELYQHSKSLADIVIPLEYGITAEEKTTISRQICNRFYRKIQADLQYNVNRLEDTVHRLDPSESRDIATPHRHVRTRLYITSESHVHSVVAALRYGNLFKDMTDSQWEYALEHLNHVSEFNYLTQIVLMQYEDPSADPLSEDRFHIELFFSPGVKTPDNEKVAHQLASESLENSESLTKEESLAEIETLDLLEREKSESSSEGILISSKDKKEDASRTSLDVSPKFSSTTPIRMSLQPMVERVNSTHHGGSSKNDIIASSAINPVEDSVTIQGADVIETLPSLHPLIRLHNNIGQNRMDTFFGALTDDLVAKDSTVDVKEGRINDTNSIPDIPLMR; via the exons ATGATGGAATCAGAGCAAAAGGATGACATGAAACAGGCCAATCAACCTAACTTAAATGGTGCAACTATGCAAGTAGGAGATGAGGGTCATGCAAATAGCACAAACAGTGAAGCTTCATCCACCTCCTCTTCACCACGCTCACATTTCCACAAG TATCGAAACATGGATACAAAAACACCAAGCCCAGATTTTGAGGAGTGTGATAAAAGTAACGAGACTGAAGATCCTGTACATATCATAGTAGGAATATGTGCCATGAATAAGAAG aCTTATTCCAGACCaatgaaagaaattttgaaAAGACTAAAACGATTCATTCTATTGGATTTTCAAATATTCCCAGATGAGATTGTCCTTAATGAACCTGTTGAAAACTGGCCTGTTGTGGATTGCTTAATTTCATTTTACTCAACAGGATTTCCATTGGAGAAAGCGATTGCTTATGCAAAACTTAGAAAGCCGTTAGTTATTAATGACCTTGAAATGCAATATCTCTTGCAAGATCG GAGGGAAGTGTATAGATTACTTGAAGAGGAAGGATTGGAGATACCAAGATATGCCATATTTAATCGTGATCCTCATGGAAATCCATTGTCCTCAGATGAAGATATTGAGGAGTTTGATGACACTATTATTGTAAATGGAAAGACATTCACAAAGCCTTTCGTAGAAAAACCAGTCAATGCAGAGGATCAtaacatttatatttattatccTTCATCAGCTGGCGGTGGATGTCAAATCCTATTTCGTAAGATTGGAAGTCGTAGTAGCGTTTATTCATCCGAGAGTCGTATTAGACGCACTGGTTCTTATATTTATGAGGATTTTATGCCAACCGATGGGACAGATGTTAAG gTGTACACAGTGGGAGAGGAGTATGCTCATGCAGAAGCAAGAAAATCCCCTGTGTTAGATGGAAAGGTTGAACGAGACAGTGGGGGAAAAGAACTTAGATACCCAGTGATCCTAAGTGCTCATGAGAAACTACTTGCCAAGCGAGTATGCAGTTGCTTTAAG CAAACTGTGTGTGGATTTGACCTATTGAGAGCAAATGGAAAATCTCTTGTTTGCGATGTGAATGGATTCAGCTTTGTAAAAACATCACAAAAATATTATGACGACTGTTCACAAATACTGGCAGACATTATTCTTCAAAACATTGCTCCTCAACTTTGGATACCACAGGAATTGGTTAGTGTTGATCACAAAAAGTCTGTTGAAGCACCTGTGCAAACACCAGCTAGTACGGTGATGGAGTTGCGATGTGTAATTGCTATAATTCGCCATGGCGATAGAACACCAAAACAGAAGATGAAAATGGTTGTTACCCACCCATT GTTTGTAAAACTATTTAACAAGTATGGTGGCCCAGATGAAGGTCGTTTAAAGATAAAGAAGCCAAAACAGCTGCAAGAAATACTGGATATTACCCGAACATTGCTTGAAGCCTATGAAGAAGACCCGAAGCAGCCAATTCATGAGAACAAGTTAAAACTTGCACAAATGAAGAGTGTTTTGGAAAT GTATGGATATTTCTCTGGCATCAATCGTAAGGTTCAGTTAAAAGCAATGGCTGACAAACGAAACTATGACATGCTGACAAAATTTAAAGGTCGTAATAAAAAGTCACAAACTTCTGTAGGAAACACTCAAGCTTTACTGTTGATTTTAAAATGGGGAGGTGAATTAACACCAATGGGAAAAAAGCAAGCTGAAGATCTGGGGAGAGCATTTCGATGTGTTTACCCTGGTGGAcaag GTGAATATGGTAGAGTACCTGGTTTTGGATTTCTTCGTCTTCATAGTACGTACCGACATGACTTAAAGATCTATGCATCAGATGAAGGACGTGTACAAATGACAGCAGCTGCATTTGCAAAG GGTTTACTGGCATTAGAAGGCGAGCTGACACCTGTTCTTGTTAGTTTGGTCAATAGTGATAAACACGTGACTGGAATGTTGGACACACCTGTTGATGTAAGTGGTACAATGCAAAG agtcaagTGTCGTCTACATGACCATCTACATTCAACAAGTGATTTCACTCCTCAAGATGAAGAAGAT TTAACACTATCTCCCAACTCaatattaaaagcgatgcgtgAAGTGAAAAACCCTCATCAAGTATGTCAAAAAATATACGCCCTGGTGCAAGAGCTAGTgaaacaaatcaacaaaaaatgtgACGATTCTAACAGCTGCCCAAATAAGAATGACTTGTATCACGACGAAAGTTTGAATCTGATGAAGCATCGTTGGGAAAAGTTAGAGAAAGATTTCTGGAGTGGAGATGAGTTTGATATAAGTTTGATTCCAGATATTTATGACTGTGTCAAATATGATTATTTGCATAACAG atcATTAGGTCTACGTCATCTACCCGAACTTTATCAGCATTCAAAATCATTAGCTGATATTGTCATACCTTTG gaGTACGGAATAACTGCGGAAGAAAAGACAACGATATCGAGACAAATTTGCAATCGGTTCTATCGCAAAATACAAGCTGACCTCCAGTATAATGTCAATCGATTGGAAGACACTGTTCACCGGTTAGATCCAAG TGAATCTCGTGATATCGCTACACCACATCGCCACGTTCGCACACGCCTGTACATCACAAGTGAAAGTCATGTCCATTCAGTGGTAGCAGCGTTGAGATACGGAAATCTTTTTAAG GACATGACAGACTCACAGTGGGAATATGCGTTGGAACACTTGAATCATGTTTCAGAATTCAACTACCTCACCCAGATCGTATTAATGCAGTATGAAGATCCCTCTGCTGATCCTTTGTCAGAAGATAGGTTTCACATAGAACTGTTTTTCAG CCCCGGTGTAAAAACTCCAGACAATGAGAAGGTGGCACACCAACTGGCTTCGGAATCGCTTGAAAATTCAGAATCACTTACGAAGGAAGAATCGCTGGCGGAAATTGAAACGTTAGATTTGTTAGAAAGAGAAAAATCTGAATCATCAA GTGAGGGGATATTGATTAgtagtaaagataaaaaagaagatGCAAGTAGAACGTCACTGGATGTTTCACCAA AATTTTCCTCGACTACTCCTATTCGAATGTCATTACAACCCATGGTGGAGCGCGTTAATTCTACACACCACGGAGGATCCTCTAAAAATGACATCATTGCGTCAAGCGCGATCAATCCTGTTGAGGACTCTGTGACTATTCAAG GGGCTGATGTCATCGAGACACTTCCATCTTTACACCCTTTAATTCGATTACACAATAATATTGGTCAAAACAGGATGGACACGTTTTTTGGTGCTTTGACGGATGATTTAGTTGCAAAAGATAGCACAGTGGATGTTAAAGAAGGACGCATAAACGATACTAATTCTATACCCGACATCCCTTTGATGAGGTGA